In one Lepisosteus oculatus isolate fLepOcu1 chromosome 26, fLepOcu1.hap2, whole genome shotgun sequence genomic region, the following are encoded:
- the wdr81 gene encoding WD repeat-containing protein 81 has product MDWLTAAVERDLGIDRRQLAPGPRPQELVAYVPTRWVLGLRERRLQRCPRPEGLSEPEVRTLMQRSLGKLPASWTRVCIQGMRKNRLGYALAREPGGQGEGSAEDSFLSLMQEVAGRNFRNLWRRAYRAYVRPYAGAAEETRVPAPEALRQALQALFGCPFVPTERCSPSLSPAKEREKEACFLSAASSKSGDPLCPNVLPAECLLESPEALYVVQPYTQYSLHDIVTYSPAKLGNSHAKVLFILYQLLQAMKAFQAAGLSCGELSLQDVAVDEQLCSRLKVSLAHYERLGAEGQQQQQEEEEEEEEACASNGSLRSNRAKGAPGEERCQDCHARLKRLVTDWVHGRVSNFEYLMELNRLAGRREGDPNYHPVLPWVVDFTVPSGRFRDLRRSKFRLNKGDKQLDFTYEMTKEAFAAAAAGGGGGGGFGGGLGGVGVCPGAPAQAEQLHVPHHISDVLSDITYYVYKARRTPKAVLCSHVRSQWEPNEYPASMERMQSWTPDECIPEFYTDPTIFKSIHPDMPDLDVPPWCGSCEEFVDIHRRLLESREVSQQLHHWIDLTFGYKLSGKEAVKAKNVCLHLVDNHTHLTSFGVVQLFDQPHPPRLAPHVFSPPEPPPLGSATIFVPPWAAPASEAGAPAGPQVTDSLDGLVLEATGCEASIWTVVDKDEELEQGTEALDSLGVAPGSGSAFSSPAASASGKAAGPVEQLTPASVASQSLVFPADGTAIIPAAGGSGIRGAAAQRSSGLGRRQGEGGGAGGGAGVEDFKISLPEGFGSLQPLEELERLNNFLVRGLHAKAQDGRDSQGEEEDGGSSGAAASLTELFQRDMQALGVLIAEIFYAPKLRSLKPGASLKDRYQAVLKLCSSSLREVPLPLHHALDILLQRGRGRGSVGGGRISLFAYPPVSEGLPPPSPRQFLSPHTSPLPFPAYFPALHRFVFSYHARVGAEAPRGTQERDIVFHLWHQLETLLKGSITPEGLEILLPFVLALMSDESTAVYAAWYLFEPISRALGPRNAAKYLLKPLVGVYDSPRCLRGRFYLYTDCFVLQLIVRLGLQPFLSSLLPHVLQILPGFEAGGGGGVGGGGGGTGPGSEWESRKALSRAGDLEEEEEYESGEGGPAAGSAGGKVGAGVGGGGGGVDGGLVDYSSGISLNEVFLPEGEDFQNGLYVGNGSGGAPGKQPGQSAGRDDQESLSTGKLSDKSSASEVSLGDGDSGKDRASLKSADSSQDLKQASEGEEDLRELEEEEGGPCPELALSERAGAAAGAGEGGNGEGTELGEEKGPEEDVEEEEEEEEEEHDLSEDSDEKEHKILLDTLCKTVRWLAAKLGPTVTSRYLARNLLRLLTICYVGPDKHQFVESVVEDGSLDNVVNVYEKQPVVGDQMAGPVLGCLMYIAHLYGEPVLTYQYLPYVGYLVSPPSSCRLNTRKEAGLLGAVVLTKKIVVYLSDTTLMDMLMKLNQDVLLPLLDLLTSPRMGFPSGVQTRSALCLKTISLMALICLRIGREMVQQHMADTLRKFFQVFSLLQVLQTQVDTAPRKEVGDTTVLELCTPDGSEVTCELSVLEELQAVFNPEMAYASYIPFSCLIGDTAMRKVLPNYKLVCQLAVSYQEGISPDGGKPATSQRGEPLASSVGFPAGYGNGTGPSPFPAPSPSFNGDPIPESGTFGSVLVGNRIQLTRDADAGGGAGGLLGDGWGRPSSTHSQKGPAPSCSGGEHGPKDSALKQELARSGRSLSGNWLAYWQYEIGLNQQDPHFTFHQIRLQSYLGHTGTAKCLAPLTGEDFFLSGSKDKTVRLWPLYNQGDGTWDSEPRLTYTEHRKSVFYVGQLDALQEVVSCDGTVHLWDQFSGKQIRTYEVSDSKNPVTAVTTMPAPHCSVVFGSADSALRFIDPRKPGLQHEFRLAYNNISAGLIRYLTVSPNGRTIAAGFSSGFVVLIDARTGLILRGWPAHEGDILQMKAADGSLLVSSSTDHTLSVWKELEQKPLHTYRATSDPIHTFDLYGPEIVAGTVANKISVYSMLDVSASPASTTKLSSENFRGTLTSLAVLPTKRLLLLGSENGAIRLLA; this is encoded by the exons ATGGATTGGCTGACCGCGGCCGTGGAGAGGGATCTGGGCATCGACCGGCGGCAGCTGGCCCCGGGGCCCCGGCCGCAGGAGCTGGTGGCCTACGTCCCCACGCGGTGGGTCTTGGGGCTGAGGGAGAGGAGGCTGCAGCGCTGCCCGCGCCCCGAGGGGCTGAGCGAGCCGGAGGTGCGCACCCTAATGCAGAGGTCACTCGGCAAGCTGCCCGCCAGCTGGACCCGGGTGTGCATCCAGGGCATGAGGAAGAACAGGCTGGGCTACGCACTGGCAAGGGAGCCGGGCGGCCAGGGAGAGGGCAGCGCCGAGGACTCCTTCCTGAGCCTCATGCAGGAGGTGGCGGGACGCAACTTCAG GAACCTGTGGCGCAGGGCGTACCGCGCCTATGTGCGGCCCTACGCTGGAGCCGCAGAGGAGACCCGGGTCCCGGCGCCGGAGGCCCTGCGGCAGGCCCTGCAGGCTCTTTTCGGCTGCCCCTTTGTCCCCACGGAGCGCTGCTCTCCGTCTCTCTCCCCAGCCAAGGAGAGGGAGAAGGAAGCCTGCTTCCTCTCCGCCGCGAGCTCCAAGTCGGGAGACCCCCTGTGCCCCAACGTGCTGCCCGCCGAATGCCTGCTGGAGTCCCCCGAGGCGCTGTACGTGGTGCAGCCCTACACGCAGTATTCCCTGCATGACATAGTGACCTACAGCCCGGCCAAGCTGGGCAACAGCCACGCCAAAGTGCTCTTCATTCTGTACCAGCTCCTGCAAGCCATGAAGGCCTTCCAGGCCGCGGGGCTGTCGTGCGGAGAGCTCTCTCTGCAGGACGTGGCTGTGGACGAGCAGCTCTGCAGCCGCCTGAAAGTCAGCCTGGCGCACTATGAGCGCCTGGGGGCCGaagggcagcagcagcagcaggaggaggaggaggaggaggaggaggcctgTGCCAGTAACGGCTCCCTCCGGAGTAACCGTGCCAAGGGGGCTCCCGGCGAGGAGCGGTGCCAGGACTGCCACGCCAGACTGAAGAGGCTGGTGACGGATTGGGTCCACGGCCGGGTCTCCAATTTCGAGTACCTCATGGAGCTCAACCGGCTAGCGGGCCGCCGGGAGGGGGACCCCAATTACCACCCGGTGCTGCCCTGGGTGGTGGACTTCACCGTGCCGTCTGGGAGGTTCCGGGACCTGCGGCGCTCCAAGTTCCGCCTGAACAAGGGAGACAAGCAGCTGGACTTCACCTACGAGATGACCAAGGAGGCCTTCGCGGCGGCCGCGGCCGGCGGCGGCGGAGGGGGTGGCTTCGGGGGGGGGCTGGGCGGTGTCGGCGTGTGCCCCGGCGCCCCGGCGCAGGCGGAGCAGCTCCACGTGCCGCACCACATTTCCGACGTGTTGTCCGACATCACCTACTACGTCTACAAGGCCCGGAGGACCCCGAAGGCCGTGCTGTGCAGCCACGTGCGCTCCCAGTGGGAGCCCAACGAGTACCCCGCCAGCATGGAGCGCATGCAGAGCTGGACGCCGGACGAGTGCATCCCGGAGTTCTACACCGATCCCACCATCTTCAAGTCGATCCACCCGGACATGCCGGATCTGGACGTGCCGCCGTGGTGCGGCTCGTGCGAGGAGTTCGTGGATATCCACCGCCGACTGCTGGAGAGCCGCGAGGTTTCCCAGCAGCTCCACCACTGGATCGACCTGACCTTCGGCTACAAGCTCTCCGGCAAGGAGGCCGTCAAGGCCAAGAACGTCTGCCTGCATCTGGTGGACAATCACACCCACCTGACCAGCTTCGGGGTGGTGCAGCTGTTCGACCAGCCCCACCCGCCCAGGCTGGCTCCCCACGTGTTCTCCCCGCCGGAGCCCCCTCCCCTGGGCTCTGCCACCATCTTTGTCCCCCCTTGGGCAGCTCCTGCTTCAGAGGCTGGGGCGCCGGCTGGGCCTCAGGTCACAGACAGCCTGGACGGCCTGGTTCTGGAGGCGACGGGGTGCGAGGCCAGCATCTGGACTGTGGTGGACAAAGACGAGGAGCTGGAGCAAGGCACGGAGGCTCTGGACTCCCTGGGCGTGGCCCCGGGCTCCGGCTCCGCCTTCTCCTCACCGGCGGCCTCTGCCAGCGGGAAAGCGGCTGGACCCGTCGAGCAGCTGACTCCAGCCTCGGTGGCGTCCCAGTCTTTGGTCTTCCCAGCCGACGGCACGGCCATAATTCCGGCCGCTGGAGGCTCCGGCATCCGCGGCGCCGCGGCGCAGAGGAGCAGCGGCCTGGGCCGCCGGCAGGGCGAGGGCGGCGGGGCCGGGGGGGGCGCAGGTGTCGAGGATTTTAAGATCAGCCTGCCGGAAGGGTTCGGCTCCCTGCAGCCGTTGGAGGAGCTCGAAAGGCTGAATAACTTCCTGGTGAGGGGTCTCCACGCCAAAGCCCAAGACGGCAGAGATTCCCAAGGGGAGGAAGAAGACGGTGGGAGCTCTGGGGCTGCTGCTTCCCTTACGGAGCTCTTCCAGAGGGACATGCAAGCCCTGGGAGTTCTGATTGCGGAGATATTTTACGCTCCGAAACTACGCAGCCTGAAGCCAGGCGCTTCTCTGAAGGATCGGTACCAAGCCGTCCTGAAGCTGTGCTCCTCGAGCCTGCGGGAGGTCCCCTTGCCCCTCCACCACGCCCTGGATATCCTCCTGCAGAGGGGGCGCGGTCGCGGCTCGGTGGGGGGCGGGCGGATCAGCCTGTTCGCGTACCCGCCCGTTTCTGAGGGTCTGCCCCCGCCGAGCCCCCGGCAGTTCCTCAGCCCTCACACCTCACCGCTCCCCTTCCCAGCATACTTCCCGGCCCTGCATCGCTTCGTCTTCTCCTACCACGCCAGGGTGGGGGCGGAGGCCCCCAGGGGCACCCAGGAGCGGGACATCGTCTTCCACCTGTGGCATCAGCTGGAGACCCTCTTAAAGGGCAGCATCACCCCCGAGGGTCTGGAGATCCTGCTGCCCTTCGTGCTGGCGCTCATGTCCGACGAGTCCACCGCCGTCTACGCGGCCTGGTACCTGTTCGAGCCCATCTCCAGGGCCCTGGGCCCCCGCAACGCCGCCAAGTACCTGCTGAAGCCGCTGGTTGGGGTGTACGACAGCCCCCGCTGCCTGCGCGGGCGGTTCTACCTGTACACCGACTGCTTCGTCCTGCAGCTCATCGTGCGGCTCGGCCTGCAGCCCTTCCTGTCCAGCCTGCTGCCCCACGTGCTCCAGATCCTGCCCGGGTTTGaggccggcggcggcggcggcgtgggcggcggcggcggcggcacgGGACCAGGGTCGGAGTGGGAGAGCCGCAAGGCCCTCAGCCGGGCCGGGGAcctggaggaagaggaggagtaCGAGAGCGGCGAGGGGGGTCCCGCGGCGGGGTCCGCCGGTGGGAAAGTGGGCGCGGGtgtgggggggggcgggggaggTGTGGACGGCGGGCTGGTGGACTACTCCTCTGGGATCAGCCTCAATGAAGTCTTCCTCCCGGAGGGAGAGGACTTTCAGAACGGGCTCTATGTCGGCAACGGATCGGGTGGCGCGCCCGGGAAGCAGCCGGGCCAGAGCGCAGGCAGGGACGACCAGGAGTCGCTCAGCACGGGCAAGCTGAGCGACAAGAGCAGCGCCAGCGAGGTGTCGCTCGGGGACGGGGACTCGGGGAAGGACAGGGCCAGCCTGAAGTCGGCGGACAGCAGCCAGGACCTGAAGCAGGccagcgagggagaggaggacctgagagagctggaggaggaggagggcggcccCTGCCCCGAGCTCGCTCTTTCCGAGCGTGCGGGGGCGGCAGCGGGGGCTGGGGAGGGAGGGAACGGGGAAGGGACGGAGCTGGGAGAGGAGAAGGGCCCGGAAGAGGacgtggaggaggaggaggaggaggaggaagaggaacacGACCTTTCGGAGGACTCGGACGAGAAAGAACACAAAATCCTGCTGG ACACGCTGTGCAAGACGGTCCGGTGGCTGGCGGCGAAGCTGGGGCCCACGGTGACGTCGCGGTACCTGGCCAGGAACCTGCTCCGCCTGCTCACCATCTGCTACGTGG GTCCCGACAAGCACCAGTTCGTAGAGTCAGTGGTGGAGGACGGCAGCCTGGACAACGTGGTCAACGTGTACGAGAAGCAGCCGGTCGTCGGGGACCAGATGGCCGGGCCTGTCCTGGGCTGCCTCATGTACATTGCTCACCTGTACGGGGAGCCCGTGCTCACCTACCAGTACCTGCCCTACGTGGGCTACCTG GTGTCTCCACCCTCCTCGTGCCGCCTGAACACCCGCAAGGAGGCAGGGCTGCTGGGCGCAGTGGTGCTGACCAAGAAGATCGTCGTGTACCTGTCCGACACCACGCTGATGGACATGCTGATGAAGCTGAACCAGGACGTCCTGCTGcccctgctggacctgctgacCTCCCCCAGGATGGG GTTCCCCAGCGGGGTGCAGACGCGCTCGGCGCTCTGTCTCAAGACCATCAGCCTCATGGCTCTGATCTGTCTGCGCATCGGGCGGGAGATGGTGCAGCAGCACATGGCCGACACCCTGCGCAAGTTCTTCCAGGTCTTCTCGCTCCTGCAGGTGCTGCAGACCCAG GTAGACACAGCCCCTCGGAAGGAAGTTGGCGATACCACCGTGCTGGAGCTCTGCACCCCGGATGGGTCAGAGGTCACATGCGAGCTGTCTGTGTtggaggagctgcaggctgtGTTTAACCCTGAAATGGCCTACGCGTCCTACATCCCCTTCTCCTGCCTGATCG GGGACACGGCGATGAGGAAGGTGCTGCCGAACTACAAGTTGGTGTGCCAGCTCGCTGTGTCCTACCAGGAGGGCATCAGCCCCGACGGTGGCAAGCCGGCGACCAGCCAGAGAGGGGAGCCACTCGCCTCGTCCGTGGGCTTCCCTGCTGGTTACGGCAACGGCACGGGTCCGAGCCCCTTCCCCGCTCCCTCGCCCTCCTTTAACGGAGACCCCATCCCCGAGTCGGGGACCTTCGGCAGCGTGCTGGTGGGTAACCGGATCCAGCTCACGCGGGACGCAGACGCCGGGGGCGGCGCCGGCGGCCTCCTGGGCGACGGCTGGGGCCGGCCGAGCTCCACCCACTCCCAGAAAGGCCCCGCCCCCTCCTGCTCTGGCGGGGAGCACGGCCCCAAGGACAGCGCTCTGAAACAGGAGCTGGCCCGGAGCGGCCGGTCCCTCTCGGGGAACTGGCTGGCCTACTGGCAGTACGAGATCGGCCTTAACCAGCAAGACCCGCACTTCACCTTCCACCAGATCCGGCTGCAGAGCTACCTGGGGCACACGGGCACGGCCAAGTGCCTGGCCCCCCTCACCGGGGAGGACTTCTTCCTGTCGGGCAGCAAGGACAAGACGGTGAGGCTGTGGCCCCTCTACAACCAGGGCGACGGCACGTGGGACAGCGAGCCACGGCTCACCTACACCGAGCACAGGAAGTCCGTGTTCTACGTGGGCCAGCTGGACGCGCTGCAGGAGGTGGTGAGCTGTGACGGGACAGTGCACCTCTGGGACCAGTTCAGTG GTAAGCAGATCCGCACCTACGAGGTGTCCGACAGCAAGAACCCCGTCACCGCGGTGACCACGATGCCCGCGCCGCACTGCAGCGTGGTGTTCGGCAGCGCCGACTCGGCCCTGAGGTTCATCGACCCGCGCAAACCCGGGCTGCAG catgAATTCCGCCTGGCGTACAACAACATCAGCGCCGGGCTGATCCGGTACCTGACGGTCAGCCCTAACGGCCGGACCATCGCGGCCGGCTTCTCCTCGGGCTTTGTCGTGCTGATCGACGCCCGGACCGGGCTGATCCTCCGCGGCTGGCCCGCGCACGAGGGCGACATCCTGCAGATGAAG